A DNA window from Helianthus annuus cultivar XRQ/B chromosome 15, HanXRQr2.0-SUNRISE, whole genome shotgun sequence contains the following coding sequences:
- the LOC110909642 gene encoding dicarboxylate transporter 2.1, chloroplastic produces MSNPSPETNNAIEITIPTTHTHTHTRTRTRTRRHSIRLPGVIRSFPGAKPIPLAISVTIGLIVCFAIPRPREVSKQAWHLFAIFLTTITGLISGPLPVGAWVFVCLTVCVVTKTVTFNNAFAAFTNEVIWLIVVSFFFSRGFVKTGLGDRLAMYFVRWFGKSTLGLAYGLAISEAIISPAMPSATARAGGIFLPIIHSLAAAGGSSPKDGSARKLGAFLIQSQLQSSGSSTALFLTGDAQNMLCMKLAESLGVKIKSPWVVWFKASCFPALASLMLTPFIIYKICPPETKHTIDAPILAKNKLEQMGPVKQNEWIMMGTMLVTVTLWISGGSLSISTVAVAMMGLSILLILGVLSWDDCLSEKTAWDILAWFALLLGMATQLTVLGVVPLLSKSVASFLKSLSVGWHVQLLILQSIYFFIHYFFAGQATHIGALYPAFLSMHLTAKVPGTLSALLLAFNTDLFGALTHYSSGQAAIYYGAGYIKLQDVFKFGVLMAVINLTVWGLIGALWWKILGLY; encoded by the exons ATGTCAAACCCTTCACCGGAAACTAATAACGCCATCGAGATAACCATCCCCACAACCCACACCCACACCCACACCCGCACCCGCACCCGCACCCGTCGTCACTCCATTAGACTCCCGGGTGTAATTAGATCATTCCCGGGTGCGAAACCAATCCCACTAGCAATCTCGGTCACCATCGGACTCATCGTATGTTTCGCCATCCCTAGACCGAGAGAGGTCTCAAAGCAAGCTTGGCATTTGTTTGCGATATTCCTCACCACTATCACTGGGCTCATATCGGGTCCTTTACCTGTTGGCGCATGGGTCTTCGTGTGTTTAACGGTCTGTGTTGTAACTAAAACAGTGACGTTCAACAACGCGTTTGCGGCTTTTACCAATGAAGTGATATGGTTGATAGTGGTGTCGTTTTTCTTCAGTAGAGGGTTTGTGAAGACGGGTCTTGGTGATCGTTTGGCAATGTACTTTGTTAGATGGTTTGGCAAGAGTACTTTGGGGTTAGCGTATGGATTGGCGATTTCTGAAGCAATAATATCGCCAGCGATGCCAAGTGCTACCGCTAGAGCGGGTGGGATATTCTTGCCGATTATTCATTCATTGGCGGCTGCCGGTGGGAGTAGTCCTAAAGATGGGTCTGCTCGCAAACTTGGTGCATTCCTTATTCAGTCTCAGTTACAG TCGTCTGGTAGCTCGACTGCTCTTTTCTTGACGGGTGACGCACAAAACATGTTGTGTATGAAACTAGCTGAAAGTTTAGGGGTGAAAATCAAAAGTCCATGGGTTGTATGGTTTAAAGCTTCATGTTTCCCAGCGCTGGCTTCTCTGATGCTAACTCCATTCATCATATACAAGATATGTCCGCCTGAAACAAAGCACACAATAGATGCTCCTATCTTGGCTAAAAACAAATTGGAGCAAATGGGTCCTGTCAAACAGAATGAGTGGATCATGATGGGAACCATGCTTGTCACTGTGACATTATGGATCTCCGG AGGAAGTCTGAGCATTTCAACTGTGGCTGTAGCGATGATGGGTTTATCAATCCTACTGATACTTGGAGTGCTGAGTTGGGATGACTGCTTAAGTGAAAAAACAGCATGGGATATATTAGCTTGGTTTGCATTGCTCCTAGGCATGGCAACTCAACTAACTGTCCTAGGCGTCGTACCATTGTTGTCTAAATCTGTAGCTAGTTTTCTCAAATCTTTATCAGTTGGATGGCATGTGCAACTTCTCATTCTCCAGTCTATTTATTTCTTCATTCACTATTTTTTCGCGGGTCAGGCGACTCATATTGGTGCTTTATACCCCGCCTTCTTGTCAATGCACCTAACTGCTAAGGTCCCTGGAACTCTTTCTGCCTTACTTTTGGCATTCAATACGGATCTTTTTGGTGCACTTACACATTACAGTAGTGGTCAAGCTGCAATATATTATGGAG CTGGTTATATAAAACTCCAGGATGTATTTAAGTTTGGGGTCTTGATGGCTGTTATCAACTTGACAGTATGGGGACTAATAGGAGCTCTATGGTGGAAGATTTTGGGACTCTACTGA
- the LOC110913660 gene encoding uncharacterized mitochondrial protein AtMg00820-like, producing the protein MSGIHKPKQHFNLNTSSSPLISPIPKNPSKALSNPDWKNAMNDEYRALIENKTWELVPKKLDMNIVRTMWVFRHKKKADGTLERYKARLVCDGRSQQVGVDYGKTFSPVVKPTTIRTVLTLALSNSWPIQQLDVKMLFSMDIFRRRSLCTNLWGVEIQIIHNMCVYSRSLYTALNKHRVHGINFSPSMFQKWGFDIANVIAHYLSSKKTFTWP; encoded by the coding sequence ATGTCGGGCATTCATAAACCCAAACAACACTTTAATCTCAACACCTCCTCGTCTCCCCTCATCTCTCCTATTCCTAAAAATCCCTCCAAAGCTCTGTCCAATCCCGACTGGAAAAACGCCATGAACGACGAGTATCGGGCCCTTATTGAAAACAAGACATGGGAACTAGTACCAAAGAAACTGGACATGAATATAGTCCGTACTATGTGGGTTTTTCGACACAAAAAGAAGGCAGATGGGACACTTGAACGATATAAAGCTCGTCTCGTTTGTGACGGGCGTTCTCAACAGGTAGGTGTCGATTACGGGAAAACATTTAGCCCGGTTGTCAAACCGACAACAATTAGAACGGTTCTCACACTTGCATTATCCAACTCATGGCCAATTCAACAATTGGACGTAAAAATGCTTTTCTCCATGGACATCTTCAGGAGACGGTCTTTATGCACCAACCTATGGGGTGTAGAGATCCAAATTATCCACAACATGTGTGTCTACTCAAGAAGTCTTTATACGGCCTTAAACAAGCACCGCGTGCATGGTATCAACTTTTCGCCGAGTATGTTTCAAAAATGGGGTTTCGACATAGCCAATGTGATCGCTCATTATTTATCTTCAAAGAAGACATTCACATGGCCTTAA
- the LOC110909641 gene encoding type III polyketide synthase B codes for MFRKQILMKNGVGKANILALGKAFPHQLVMQDLLVDGYFKDTNCDDPELKRKLTRLCKTTTVKTRYVVMSQEILNKYPELALEGLPTVKQRLDICNKAVTQMAIEASESCIKKWGRPVSDITHLVYVSSSEARLPGGDIYLAKGIGLSPDTNRVMLYFSGCSGGVAGLRVAKDIAENNPGSRVLLATSETTIIGYKPPSVKRPYDLVGVALFGDGAGAMIIGSDPTRSERPLFELHTAIQNFLPDTEKVIDGRLTEEGISFKLDRELPEIIEDNVKGFCDKLLGQFGRDGIVDIDYNDLFWAVHPGGPAILNRIEKKFNLGPEKLSASRRALADYGNASSNTIVYVLEYLIEDSLKKRNEGKDGGPDLGLILAFGPGVTFEGILTRNLIV; via the exons ATGTTTCGTAAACAGATCTTGATGAAGAATGGCGTGGGGAAAGCTAACATCTTGGCTCTTGGCAAAGCATTTCCTCACCAGCTTGTCATGCAGGATTTGCTTGTTGATGGGTATTTTAAAGACACTAATTGTGATGATCCAGAACTCAAGCGAAAGCTCACTCGCCTAT GCAAAACCACAACAGTGAAAACAAGGTATGTGGTTATGTCACAAGAGATACTTAATAAATACCCTGAGTTAGCACTTGAAGGCCTGCCAACAGTAAAGCAAAGACTTGACATATGCAACAAGGCTGTTACACAAATGGCCATTGAAGCATCAGAATCCTGCATCAAGAAATGGGGCCGGCCCGTATCCGATATCACACACTTAGTCTACGTTTCGTCTAGTGAAGCCCGACTCCCAGGGGGTGATATCTACTTAGCCAAAGGAATTGGGCTAAGCCCAGACACTAACCGTGTCATGCTTTACTTCTCGGGCTGCTCTGGTGGAGTAGCCGGGCTCCGTGTCGCAAAAGATATAGCTGAAAACAATCCAGGAAGCCGAGTCTTGTTAGCAACCTCTGAAACCACTATTATCGGATACAAACCGCCAAGTGTTAAACGGCCTTACGATCTAGTTGGGGTGGCGCTTTTTGGAGATGGTGCTGGTGCCATGATAATCGGGTCGGATCCCACTCGGTCTGAAAGACCATTGTTTGAGTTGCATACCGCGATACAAAACTTCTTGCCCGACACTGAAAAGGTCATTGATGGGAGGCTAACTGAAGAAGGGATTAGCTTCAAACTAGATAGAGAGCTTCCTGAAATCATTGAGGACAATGTAAAGGGGTTTTGTGACAAGTTATTGGGCCAGTTTGGGCGTGATGGTATAGTTGATATTGACTACAATGATCTATTTTGGGCCGTGCATCCTGGTGGGCCTGCCATATTGAATAGGATAGAGAAAAAGTTCAACTTAGGACCCGAAAAACTGAGTGCAAGTAGGAGGGCCCTAGCAGATTATGGAAATGCAAGTAGTAATACAATTGTGTATGTGTTGGAGTATTTGATAGAAGATAGTTTGAAGAAGAGAAATGAAGGAAAAGACGGCGggcctgatttgggcctgattttAGCTTTTGGGCCAGGGGTTACGTTTGAAGGAATTCTTACTAGGAACTTAATCGTGTAA